A genome region from Macaca nemestrina isolate mMacNem1 chromosome 20, mMacNem.hap1, whole genome shotgun sequence includes the following:
- the LOC105478625 gene encoding caspase recruitment domain-containing protein 8 isoform X3: MRIPTSSVSEDQESSEEQVSGAVYSEMHQMISSIYAELHFMFKQDYKYDQFLGPEGNVDVELINKSANKYSLRFPTAGWYLWSATGLGFVVRDAVTVTIAFGSWSQHLALDLQHHEQWLAAGPLFAVTAEPEEAVAEIHLPHFISLQGEVDVSWFLVAHFKDEGMVLQRPSRVEPFYAVLDNPSFSLMGILLRIARGTRLSIPITSNTLLYFHPHPEDIKFHLYLVPSDALLTKMIDDEEERFCGVRLQTSPSMQPLTFGAHYIVSNSAHLEIIPTELKLSYRSPGEIQPFSKFNAGQMKEPIQLEITDKRHGTLVWKTVVKPVDIQLGAASAPRTFSGAAFVRENHRQLQARIGDLKGVLDDLQDNEVLSENEKELVEQAKTRQSKTDALLSMVEKKGDRALELLFRSLSERDPYLVSYLRQQSL, from the exons ATGAGGATCCCAACCTCCAGCGTATCAGAAGACCAGGAATCTTCAGAAGAACAAGTTTCAG GAGCTGTTTACTCAGAAATGCATCAGATGATTTCCTCTATTTATGCTGAACTCCATTTTATGTTCAAACAAGATTATAAATATGATCAGTTTCTGGGGCCTGAAGGAAATGTGGATGTTGAGTTGATCAATAAGAGTGCAAACAAATACAG CCTTCGGTTCCCCACTGCTGGCTGGTATCTGTGGTCAGCCACCGGCCTCGGCTTCGTGGTAAGGGATGCGGTCACGGTGACGATTGCGTTTGGTTCCTGGAGTCAGCACCTGGCCCTGGACCTGCAGCACCATGAACAGTGGCTGGCGGCCGGCCCCTTGTTTGCCGTCACTGCAGAGCCAGAGGAGGCTGTGGCCGAAATCCACCTCCCCCACTTCATCTCCCTCCAAG GTGAGGTGGACGTCTCCTGGTTCCTCGTGGCCCATTTTAAGGATGAAGGGATGGTCCTGCAGCGTCCATCCCGGGTGGAGCCTTTCTATGCTGTCCTGGACAACCCCAGCTTCTCCCTGATGGGCATCCTGCTGCGGATCGCCAGGGGGACGCGCCTCTCCATCCCCATCACCTCCAACACGTTGCTCTATTTTCACCCCCATCCCGAAGACATTAAGTTCCACTTGTACCTTGTCCCCAGCGATGCCTTGCTGACGAAG ATGATAGATGATGAGGAAGAGCGCTTCTGTGGTGTGCGTCTACAGACTTCACCCTCAATGCAACCCCTGACCTTTGGTGCCCATTATATTGTGTCTAATTCTGCTCATCTGGAAATAATACCCACG GAGTTGAAATTGTCCTACAGGAGCCCTGGAGAAATCCAGCCCTTCTCGAAATTCAATGCTGGGCAGATGAAGGAACCCATTCAACTTGAAATTACTGACAAAAGACATGGGACTTTGGTCTGGAAGACTGTGGTGAAGCCAG TGGATATCCAGCTTGGAGCTGCATCAGCCCCTCGTACCTTCTCAG GTGCAGCCTTTGTGAGGGAGAACCACCGGCAACTCCAAGCCAGGATTGGGGACCTGAAAGGGGTGCTCGATGATCTCCAAGACAATGAGGTTCTCAGTGAGAATGAGAAGGAGCTGGTGGAGCAGGCAAAGACACGGCAGAGCAAGACCGACGCCCTGCTGAGCATGGTGGAGAAGAAAGGGGACCGGGCCCTGGAGCTGCTCTTCAGAAGCCTTAGTGAAAGGGACCCTTACCTCGTGTCCTATCTTAGACAGCAGAGTTTGTAA
- the LOC105478625 gene encoding caspase recruitment domain-containing protein 8 isoform X1: MDKKECHEESSSSDEELWRRIPTSSVSEDQESSEEQVSGAVYSEMHQMISSIYAELHFMFKQDYKYDQFLGPEGNVDVELINKSANKYSLRFPTAGWYLWSATGLGFVVRDAVTVTIAFGSWSQHLALDLQHHEQWLAAGPLFAVTAEPEEAVAEIHLPHFISLQGEVDVSWFLVAHFKDEGMVLQRPSRVEPFYAVLDNPSFSLMGILLRIARGTRLSIPITSNTLLYFHPHPEDIKFHLYLVPSDALLTKMIDDEEERFCGVRLQTSPSMQPLTFGAHYIVSNSAHLEIIPTELKLSYRSPGEIQPFSKFNAGQMKEPIQLEITDKRHGTLVWKTVVKPVDIQLGAASAPRTFSG, translated from the exons GATCCCAACCTCCAGCGTATCAGAAGACCAGGAATCTTCAGAAGAACAAGTTTCAG GAGCTGTTTACTCAGAAATGCATCAGATGATTTCCTCTATTTATGCTGAACTCCATTTTATGTTCAAACAAGATTATAAATATGATCAGTTTCTGGGGCCTGAAGGAAATGTGGATGTTGAGTTGATCAATAAGAGTGCAAACAAATACAG CCTTCGGTTCCCCACTGCTGGCTGGTATCTGTGGTCAGCCACCGGCCTCGGCTTCGTGGTAAGGGATGCGGTCACGGTGACGATTGCGTTTGGTTCCTGGAGTCAGCACCTGGCCCTGGACCTGCAGCACCATGAACAGTGGCTGGCGGCCGGCCCCTTGTTTGCCGTCACTGCAGAGCCAGAGGAGGCTGTGGCCGAAATCCACCTCCCCCACTTCATCTCCCTCCAAG GTGAGGTGGACGTCTCCTGGTTCCTCGTGGCCCATTTTAAGGATGAAGGGATGGTCCTGCAGCGTCCATCCCGGGTGGAGCCTTTCTATGCTGTCCTGGACAACCCCAGCTTCTCCCTGATGGGCATCCTGCTGCGGATCGCCAGGGGGACGCGCCTCTCCATCCCCATCACCTCCAACACGTTGCTCTATTTTCACCCCCATCCCGAAGACATTAAGTTCCACTTGTACCTTGTCCCCAGCGATGCCTTGCTGACGAAG ATGATAGATGATGAGGAAGAGCGCTTCTGTGGTGTGCGTCTACAGACTTCACCCTCAATGCAACCCCTGACCTTTGGTGCCCATTATATTGTGTCTAATTCTGCTCATCTGGAAATAATACCCACG GAGTTGAAATTGTCCTACAGGAGCCCTGGAGAAATCCAGCCCTTCTCGAAATTCAATGCTGGGCAGATGAAGGAACCCATTCAACTTGAAATTACTGACAAAAGACATGGGACTTTGGTCTGGAAGACTGTGGTGAAGCCAG TGGATATCCAGCTTGGAGCTGCATCAGCCCCTCGTACCTTCTCAGGTTAG
- the LOC105478625 gene encoding caspase recruitment domain-containing protein 8 isoform X2 has translation MKRVAAVMKSCGDGAVYSEMHQMISSIYAELHFMFKQDYKYDQFLGPEGNVDVELINKSANKYSLRFPTAGWYLWSATGLGFVVRDAVTVTIAFGSWSQHLALDLQHHEQWLAAGPLFAVTAEPEEAVAEIHLPHFISLQGEVDVSWFLVAHFKDEGMVLQRPSRVEPFYAVLDNPSFSLMGILLRIARGTRLSIPITSNTLLYFHPHPEDIKFHLYLVPSDALLTKMIDDEEERFCGVRLQTSPSMQPLTFGAHYIVSNSAHLEIIPTELKLSYRSPGEIQPFSKFNAGQMKEPIQLEITDKRHGTLVWKTVVKPVDIQLGAASAPRTFSG, from the exons GAGCTGTTTACTCAGAAATGCATCAGATGATTTCCTCTATTTATGCTGAACTCCATTTTATGTTCAAACAAGATTATAAATATGATCAGTTTCTGGGGCCTGAAGGAAATGTGGATGTTGAGTTGATCAATAAGAGTGCAAACAAATACAG CCTTCGGTTCCCCACTGCTGGCTGGTATCTGTGGTCAGCCACCGGCCTCGGCTTCGTGGTAAGGGATGCGGTCACGGTGACGATTGCGTTTGGTTCCTGGAGTCAGCACCTGGCCCTGGACCTGCAGCACCATGAACAGTGGCTGGCGGCCGGCCCCTTGTTTGCCGTCACTGCAGAGCCAGAGGAGGCTGTGGCCGAAATCCACCTCCCCCACTTCATCTCCCTCCAAG GTGAGGTGGACGTCTCCTGGTTCCTCGTGGCCCATTTTAAGGATGAAGGGATGGTCCTGCAGCGTCCATCCCGGGTGGAGCCTTTCTATGCTGTCCTGGACAACCCCAGCTTCTCCCTGATGGGCATCCTGCTGCGGATCGCCAGGGGGACGCGCCTCTCCATCCCCATCACCTCCAACACGTTGCTCTATTTTCACCCCCATCCCGAAGACATTAAGTTCCACTTGTACCTTGTCCCCAGCGATGCCTTGCTGACGAAG ATGATAGATGATGAGGAAGAGCGCTTCTGTGGTGTGCGTCTACAGACTTCACCCTCAATGCAACCCCTGACCTTTGGTGCCCATTATATTGTGTCTAATTCTGCTCATCTGGAAATAATACCCACG GAGTTGAAATTGTCCTACAGGAGCCCTGGAGAAATCCAGCCCTTCTCGAAATTCAATGCTGGGCAGATGAAGGAACCCATTCAACTTGAAATTACTGACAAAAGACATGGGACTTTGGTCTGGAAGACTGTGGTGAAGCCAG TGGATATCCAGCTTGGAGCTGCATCAGCCCCTCGTACCTTCTCAGGTTAG